Proteins encoded together in one Candidatus Xianfuyuplasma coldseepsis window:
- a CDS encoding GDCCVxC domain-containing (seleno)protein encodes METKSVLTCPHCGHKEELTMPTETCQFFYTCSNCKKTIRPKDGDCCVFCSYGTNPCPSIQEARQ; translated from the coding sequence ATGGAAACTAAAAGTGTATTAACATGCCCACATTGTGGACACAAAGAAGAATTGACTATGCCAACAGAAACATGCCAGTTTTTTTATACTTGTTCTAACTGTAAAAAAACAATAAGACCTAAAGATGGAGATTGTTGTGTATTTTGTTCTTATGGAACAAATCCATGCCCTTCGATTCAAGAAGCGCGTCAGTAA
- a CDS encoding cation diffusion facilitator family transporter, producing MKEKSSHSHNHSVSNIKVAFLLNFFFTVLELIGGILFNSMAILSDALHDLGDSISLGLAWVFGKLSQKDHNEQFTYGYKRYSLLAALINTIVLIVGSFIVLWNAVPRLLDPVHANAKGMIGFAIIGIMVNGFAVLKTKKGKTLNEKVISWHLLEDVLGWIGVLIVGLIMFVKDIHILDPILAIVFTVYILYNVFINFRKTILLFLQAVPEDININKLDEMFKDIKNVQDVQHTHVWSLDSEHHVLTTHLIIKSSSDLKDINRIKREAHMITKKQDFEHVTIEIDFEQEHTDCFSKD from the coding sequence ATGAAAGAGAAATCATCGCATAGTCACAATCATAGTGTTTCTAATATCAAAGTTGCCTTTTTGTTAAATTTCTTTTTCACAGTACTTGAATTGATTGGTGGTATATTATTTAATAGTATGGCAATCTTATCAGATGCCCTTCATGATTTAGGCGACAGCATATCTTTGGGGTTAGCATGGGTATTTGGTAAATTATCTCAAAAAGATCATAATGAGCAATTCACTTATGGTTATAAAAGATATTCTCTTTTAGCTGCATTGATTAATACAATTGTTTTGATTGTTGGCTCTTTTATTGTCTTATGGAATGCTGTTCCTAGATTACTTGATCCTGTACATGCGAATGCAAAGGGAATGATAGGGTTTGCTATCATTGGGATTATGGTAAATGGTTTTGCAGTATTGAAAACTAAAAAAGGAAAAACGTTAAATGAAAAAGTAATAAGTTGGCACTTGCTCGAAGATGTTCTTGGATGGATTGGTGTACTTATTGTTGGACTGATAATGTTTGTCAAAGATATCCATATATTGGACCCTATTCTCGCTATTGTATTCACGGTATACATTTTATATAATGTCTTTATTAACTTTAGAAAAACGATTTTACTTTTTTTACAAGCTGTACCAGAAGATATCAACATTAATAAACTTGATGAGATGTTCAAAGACATTAAAAATGTACAAGATGTTCAACACACTCATGTTTGGTCTTTAGATAGTGAACATCACGTTTTAACAACACACCTTATCATTAAGTCATCTTCTGATTTGAAAGATATTAACAGAATAAAACGTGAAGCTCATATGATTACGAAGAAGCAAGATTTTGAGCATGTTACTATTGAAATTGATTTCGAACAAGAACATACTGATTGCTTTTCCAAAGATTAA
- a CDS encoding thioredoxin family protein: MTKKDHFIRNILIGFAGVFVLITLTLVIVNNDSELKDSYSDFTRIIEYSEASRQENELYGVYFYSETCGACISIKEETFQFGTNNNLKIDLFMMDAQRTTGNRSDINLNGNSLNSTPTLLIYKNNSLVDYFVGTTEITNFYEAVSLGNIAYE; this comes from the coding sequence ATGACTAAAAAAGATCATTTTATAAGAAACATATTAATTGGATTTGCAGGAGTTTTCGTGTTGATAACACTCACCTTAGTGATTGTAAACAATGATTCAGAATTAAAAGACTCTTATTCAGATTTTACAAGGATTATAGAATATTCAGAGGCTAGCAGACAAGAAAATGAATTATATGGAGTATACTTTTATAGTGAGACTTGTGGAGCATGCATATCTATTAAAGAAGAAACCTTTCAATTTGGAACAAATAATAACTTGAAAATTGATTTATTCATGATGGATGCTCAAAGAACTACAGGTAACCGGAGTGATATTAATTTGAATGGTAATAGTTTAAATTCTACACCAACGCTACTAATATATAAAAACAATAGTTTGGTAGATTATTTCGTTGGAACAACTGAAATAACGAACTTTTATGAAGCAGTTTCTCTTGGAAATATTGCATATGAATAG
- a CDS encoding HAD-IC family P-type ATPase, translating to MSHFFVAEHSFLDMILHVDQVALDKTGTITKGNFAVDSYTSEETLKLAASLEKYSTHPIAKSVLAKSEDNLYKMADIIEVPGKGIKGTLDGEIVLVGNHKLLDDNQIDYDSSNEIGTIIYVAKNNKYIGNLTIKDEIKDSSYLFFNNHSNLNFTMLTGDNESTAKSVSNELGGMSYYSSLLPQEKISKFENISSNGYKMFVGDGINDAPLLKQADIGVAMGEGSELAIDVADIIIMDNDLTKLSKSFSIASKTRRIVIQNIVLTLGVKFIVLGLASLGMSSMLAAIFADVGISLIAVLNSLRIIFGKNAHVDNKYREQLFNVLSDATMLSMLDTLYQKECTLSELNKTLKKSSGFLMKKLKKLLDLKIVVKIPENGVTKFKIADNHIKSILKLAQEHKSCAMSEGV from the coding sequence GTGTCCCACTTTTTCGTAGCAGAGCATTCATTTTTAGATATGATCTTGCATGTTGATCAAGTTGCTCTAGATAAAACTGGTACAATCACCAAAGGAAATTTTGCGGTTGATTCATACACTAGTGAAGAAACGTTGAAATTAGCAGCCTCTTTAGAAAAATATTCAACTCATCCAATTGCAAAATCAGTGTTGGCAAAGAGTGAAGATAACCTCTACAAAATGGCAGATATTATTGAGGTACCAGGAAAAGGGATAAAAGGAACACTTGATGGTGAAATTGTATTAGTTGGGAACCATAAACTTTTAGATGATAACCAAATTGATTATGACAGTTCAAATGAAATAGGAACAATTATATATGTGGCAAAGAACAATAAGTATATAGGAAATTTAACCATCAAAGACGAAATTAAAGATAGTTCTTACTTATTTTTTAACAATCATTCAAATCTGAATTTTACGATGTTAACAGGTGACAATGAATCAACAGCAAAAAGTGTGTCCAATGAACTTGGAGGAATGTCATATTACAGTTCATTACTACCACAAGAAAAGATTTCAAAATTTGAAAATATATCTTCTAATGGGTATAAAATGTTTGTCGGCGATGGAATCAACGATGCGCCTCTATTAAAACAGGCTGATATCGGTGTAGCTATGGGTGAAGGATCAGAGTTAGCCATAGATGTCGCAGACATCATAATTATGGATAATGATTTAACAAAACTTAGTAAATCATTTTCAATTGCTTCAAAAACTCGCAGAATTGTAATCCAAAATATTGTTCTAACCTTGGGGGTAAAATTCATTGTACTTGGTTTAGCTTCATTAGGTATGAGTTCAATGTTAGCAGCTATCTTTGCTGATGTAGGTATCTCATTAATTGCAGTCTTGAATTCTCTACGTATTATATTTGGTAAGAATGCTCACGTTGATAATAAATATAGAGAACAATTATTCAATGTACTCAGTGATGCAACTATGCTAAGTATGTTAGACACACTTTATCAAAAAGAATGCACTTTAAGCGAACTAAATAAAACATTAAAAAAATCTTCAGGATTTTTAATGAAAAAATTAAAAAAACTATTAGATTTAAAAATTGTAGTTAAGATTCCTGAAAATGGCGTAACAAAATTTAAAATTGCTGATAATCATATTAAGTCAATCCTGAAATTAGCCCAAGAACATAAGAGTTGCGCTATGAGTGAAGGAGTTTAA
- a CDS encoding helix-turn-helix domain-containing protein, with amino-acid sequence MNQYSVDFKLKIVKMILKEHISKKSIMREYNVATKTQRQWVHKYQTEGISGLVSKRKIRDKIPTNQEEESVESLKHEILMLKVEIERLKRGYSNEDAKYVKKKKS; translated from the coding sequence ATGAATCAGTACAGTGTAGACTTTAAACTAAAGATTGTGAAGATGATATTAAAAGAACATATTAGTAAAAAATCAATAATGAGAGAATATAATGTCGCAACAAAAACACAAAGGCAGTGGGTACATAAGTATCAGACAGAGGGAATAAGTGGATTAGTTAGTAAAAGAAAAATTAGGGACAAAATACCAACCAATCAGGAAGAAGAATCAGTAGAATCTTTGAAACATGAAATCCTAATGCTTAAGGTAGAAATTGAAAGACTTAAAAGAGGGTATTCCAATGAAGATGCGAAATACGTAAAAAAAAAGAAATCCTGA
- a CDS encoding IS3 family transposase, whose product MEISRSGYYRWLRRRENKTQRQETKETLKMLIKNYHTIHPEKGYRALRKDIINETGWLVSYYLMYQCFREMGIYSRARRRAFRRPKGVSDRFPNLINGDWSTTRPFEKVCSDTTMLKHDGKKYDLNLHVDVFNNEIVGYDCANYNHGNGVMNHLRSLNDFLRIKEERGYGEDHTILHSDQGRVYSSVKFEKAHKNYPISRSMSRAGTPTDNPVIESLIGWIKGDLKHYIKMHDFKDINTAIELYINYFNHHRVAYRLDYLTPVEYRTMNGFT is encoded by the coding sequence ATGGAAATCAGCAGATCTGGATATTATAGATGGCTAAGAAGAAGAGAGAATAAAACACAGAGACAAGAAACAAAAGAAACGCTTAAAATGCTTATAAAAAATTATCATACCATCCATCCTGAAAAAGGATATAGAGCATTAAGAAAAGATATCATAAATGAAACAGGATGGCTTGTATCTTATTACTTAATGTATCAATGTTTCAGAGAAATGGGAATCTACTCTAGAGCCCGTAGAAGAGCGTTTAGAAGACCTAAAGGAGTTAGTGATAGGTTTCCTAACTTAATCAACGGAGATTGGAGTACTACAAGACCATTTGAGAAAGTGTGTAGTGATACAACAATGCTTAAACACGATGGAAAGAAATATGATTTAAACCTACATGTAGATGTATTTAATAACGAAATAGTTGGATATGATTGTGCGAACTATAATCACGGAAACGGAGTTATGAATCATCTAAGAAGCTTAAATGATTTCTTGCGAATTAAAGAAGAAAGAGGATATGGAGAAGACCATACCATCTTACATAGTGATCAAGGAAGAGTTTACTCATCAGTGAAGTTTGAAAAAGCACATAAAAATTATCCAATATCGCGCTCTATGTCACGAGCAGGAACTCCAACAGATAATCCAGTAATCGAATCACTAATTGGCTGGATAAAAGGTGATCTAAAACACTATATCAAAATGCATGACTTCAAAGACATTAACACCGCAATTGAATTATACATAAATTATTTCAATCACCACAGAGTAGCTTATCGATTAGATTACTTAACACCAGTTGAATATAGAACAATGAACGGATTTACTTAA
- a CDS encoding GNAT family N-acetyltransferase, producing the protein MMTGSRITIVPYRTKQEVQEYVTLYNNLEERTVHDHVETSDLMQQLHHFDKHGFQSENFGHFRILNEDNNFIGSIGYTKIEDYDYHIGYRILHSKYRHKGYMTEALQLFVTYVFHEFEQVRRCTLRIASENTESLGLAKKCGFVHEGTLRQGYEYRNRICDFEIFSILRKEFTEK; encoded by the coding sequence ATGATGACAGGTTCCCGAATAACAATCGTTCCATATCGAACAAAACAAGAAGTACAAGAGTACGTTACTCTATATAATAATCTTGAAGAACGGACAGTGCACGATCATGTTGAAACATCTGATTTGATGCAACAACTTCATCATTTCGATAAACATGGATTTCAATCTGAGAATTTTGGACACTTTCGTATCTTAAATGAAGATAACAACTTCATTGGATCCATCGGATATACCAAGATTGAAGACTATGATTATCACATTGGATACCGAATATTGCACTCAAAGTATCGTCACAAAGGATATATGACAGAAGCTCTTCAACTATTCGTCACATACGTGTTTCATGAGTTTGAACAAGTACGACGTTGTACATTGCGGATTGCAAGCGAAAACACCGAAAGTCTCGGTCTTGCAAAAAAATGTGGATTCGTTCACGAAGGAACGCTTCGTCAAGGGTATGAGTATCGAAATCGTATCTGTGATTTTGAGATTTTTTCTATCCTTCGCAAGGAATTTACAGAGAAATAA
- a CDS encoding CDGSH iron-sulfur domain-containing protein yields MDKKQFKPIAVELKKDKLYYWCQCGHSKNQPFCDGSHEAYFCEPMLVTVPETVTRKLCTCKQSGNKPYCDGTHRTL; encoded by the coding sequence ATGGACAAAAAACAATTTAAACCAATCGCGGTTGAACTAAAGAAAGATAAGCTATATTACTGGTGTCAGTGTGGACACAGTAAAAATCAACCATTTTGTGATGGCTCACATGAAGCATACTTCTGTGAACCAATGCTTGTTACTGTGCCAGAAACCGTAACAAGAAAGTTGTGTACTTGTAAACAATCTGGTAATAAGCCATATTGTGACGGAACACATAGAACGTTATAA
- a CDS encoding nucleoside hydrolase has translation MNKTPIILDCDPGHDDAIAILLAGSNPSIELLGITVTCGNQTLPKTSRNALNLVQYLDIDVPVCLGVEEPLVRPVRVAPEIHGETGLDGFDFPPLIRQADPRHAVDFMIETLLNSTRKITMVTTGPMTNLALAMRKEPRIKQHIKEIVFMGGSYTYGNVTPAAEFNILADPEAAHIIFTSGLPLKMFGLDVTRQVLVLPEIIERMARLHNKASELFEKLMVVYNVNQKRVFGLDGGPLHDPLTIAYLIDPSVVTLTNMHCEIDISHGPSGGRTNCDVLNYGKKSGNTLVATAIDVEKFWTIIETGLQRYKN, from the coding sequence ATGAATAAAACTCCAATAATATTAGATTGTGATCCTGGACATGATGACGCGATAGCCATCTTACTGGCAGGGTCGAATCCGTCAATCGAGTTATTGGGTATTACCGTCACCTGTGGTAATCAAACGTTACCCAAAACGAGCCGAAACGCGTTAAACCTTGTTCAATATTTAGACATCGATGTTCCGGTTTGTTTGGGTGTTGAAGAACCGTTGGTACGCCCGGTTCGAGTTGCTCCTGAAATTCATGGGGAGACGGGGTTGGATGGCTTCGATTTCCCACCACTAATAAGACAAGCAGACCCACGTCATGCGGTTGATTTTATGATTGAAACATTGTTGAATAGTACTCGTAAAATCACGATGGTAACCACTGGCCCCATGACGAATCTTGCCCTTGCAATGAGAAAAGAACCTCGAATTAAACAACATATCAAGGAGATTGTGTTTATGGGTGGTTCTTATACCTATGGGAATGTAACACCGGCAGCAGAATTTAATATCCTCGCAGATCCTGAGGCTGCCCATATCATTTTTACTTCGGGATTACCGCTCAAAATGTTTGGATTGGATGTCACAAGACAAGTCTTGGTATTACCAGAAATTATCGAGCGAATGGCAAGATTGCACAATAAAGCATCGGAACTGTTTGAAAAGTTAATGGTAGTTTATAATGTGAATCAAAAACGTGTTTTTGGACTTGATGGAGGACCACTACATGATCCACTTACGATTGCGTACCTAATAGATCCAAGTGTTGTAACCCTAACGAATATGCACTGTGAAATTGACATTTCCCACGGTCCAAGTGGGGGACGCACAAACTGTGATGTTTTAAACTACGGTAAGAAATCAGGAAACACCCTCGTTGCCACTGCAATTGATGTTGAAAAGTTTTGGACGATCATTGAAACTGGATTACAACGTTACAAAAATTAA
- a CDS encoding ribokinase gives MKNVFVLGSINIDLVFSVDSIPRQGETIEGHGFFMAPGGKGANQAVACAKQGLSTWMLGSIGNDALSSRALTSLQEAGVFCEGINVRPDEHTGVAGIILEKSDNRIIINGGANSSQNIEQITHIIQKNATEEDILLCQLEIPMDVIERVCIIAKKLGMQVIVNAAPAKKLPPSLMQVIDVLIVNEIELKMLSEKPTTSKQEIDRAIEELLTIVPAILVTRGAEGCIYHDQQNRYEQPAYNVAVVDTTAAGDTFIGGYIAQIVKQQTIQQALQYASACAALSIQSYGAQPSIPTKQAVHEFLQKDVT, from the coding sequence ATGAAAAACGTATTTGTTCTAGGGAGCATTAACATAGATCTTGTGTTTTCAGTAGATTCCATTCCAAGACAGGGAGAAACCATTGAAGGACATGGCTTTTTCATGGCACCAGGTGGAAAAGGAGCAAATCAAGCGGTTGCTTGTGCAAAGCAAGGGCTGTCGACATGGATGCTTGGCAGTATTGGCAATGATGCATTATCCTCTAGAGCGCTAACATCGTTACAAGAAGCTGGTGTGTTCTGTGAGGGGATTAATGTCCGACCAGATGAGCATACAGGTGTTGCAGGAATTATTCTAGAGAAAAGTGATAATCGCATCATTATAAATGGTGGAGCAAATAGCTCCCAAAATATTGAACAGATTACTCATATAATCCAGAAAAATGCAACAGAAGAGGATATTTTGTTGTGTCAGCTTGAAATCCCGATGGATGTCATTGAGAGAGTGTGTATCATCGCTAAAAAACTAGGCATGCAAGTGATTGTAAATGCCGCACCAGCAAAGAAACTACCACCATCGTTAATGCAGGTAATTGATGTATTGATTGTGAATGAAATTGAACTGAAGATGTTATCTGAAAAACCAACCACATCAAAACAGGAAATTGATCGTGCAATAGAGGAGTTGCTTACCATTGTACCAGCGATTCTCGTGACAAGAGGTGCAGAGGGTTGTATTTATCACGATCAACAAAACCGATATGAACAACCAGCCTATAACGTAGCTGTTGTGGATACAACAGCTGCTGGTGATACTTTTATTGGCGGATATATCGCGCAAATAGTGAAACAACAAACGATACAACAAGCACTACAATACGCAAGTGCTTGTGCTGCATTATCAATCCAATCATACGGTGCTCAACCGTCGATACCAACGAAGCAAGCGGTACATGAATTCTTACAAAAGGACGTGACATAA
- a CDS encoding sensor domain-containing diguanylate cyclase: MNALELLDQLFEAAYIVDEERTIVYCNSVFEKITGFSQDEIVGKHCYDNILRHVTESGVQLCHNGCPLQDTVMHDRINTAKVYLHHKKGYRVPVKVRTIPFVDEDTSKRMGIEIFTDYIEEAKIYQENRALKKNAMTDELTQVFNRQFIEYQLITCIQEYSTFGTPLGVLFIDIDHFKQVNDTYGHDVGDNVLKTVARTIALNLRREDYVGRYGGEEFIVILRDVNEIEMHNVAEKLRTLIRNTTTEINDESLIQVTVSIGASFYQQGLSKEAFIKQADSRMYQAKVNGRNQVVSK; the protein is encoded by the coding sequence TTGAATGCTTTAGAGTTATTAGACCAATTATTTGAAGCAGCATATATTGTCGATGAAGAACGTACCATTGTATATTGTAATTCGGTGTTTGAGAAAATCACCGGTTTTTCTCAAGATGAGATTGTCGGCAAACATTGTTATGATAATATTTTGCGTCACGTGACGGAATCGGGTGTTCAATTATGTCATAATGGATGTCCGTTGCAGGATACTGTAATGCACGATCGAATCAATACAGCAAAAGTATACCTCCATCATAAAAAAGGGTATCGTGTACCTGTCAAAGTACGAACAATACCGTTTGTTGACGAAGATACGAGTAAACGTATGGGTATTGAAATTTTCACAGATTACATCGAAGAAGCAAAAATCTATCAGGAAAATCGAGCATTGAAGAAAAATGCAATGACCGATGAACTTACACAAGTATTTAACCGCCAATTTATCGAGTATCAATTGATAACTTGTATTCAAGAATATTCCACGTTTGGAACTCCTCTTGGGGTGCTGTTCATCGATATTGATCATTTTAAACAGGTAAATGATACATATGGTCATGATGTAGGAGATAATGTATTAAAAACCGTTGCTCGAACAATTGCGCTTAACCTCCGTCGTGAAGATTATGTAGGACGCTATGGTGGGGAAGAGTTTATTGTGATTTTACGTGACGTCAACGAAATAGAAATGCACAATGTTGCTGAAAAACTACGAACGCTAATTCGTAATACAACTACAGAAATCAACGATGAATCATTGATTCAGGTTACCGTCTCTATTGGTGCAAGTTTTTATCAACAAGGACTGTCTAAAGAAGCGTTTATCAAACAGGCAGATTCAAGGATGTATCAGGCAAAAGTGAATGGTCGGAACCAGGTTGTTTCGAAATAG